atctttaccatttccagctttcaaaattgcatctttactaatatattatctatgtgtttttacaatttacaaatctcaagtactccagagttgaaattgatgaagtgcggttcgagtgggctgaatgcatgctagattacatttgaagtgcagttctaccttgatgtgttgttaaaagaatgttctaccttgattatgATATCTATTAGATTTTGatgtaaaaaaaatgtttgtgtattttatggatactgttgtaagaagattatttatgtaatttgtgaatatttgtgtattttatggatactgttgaatgaagaatatttgtataatttgtgaatatttgtgtatttttttttgttactgtcgatttttcattgtttcggaaatcaaatttgtgctgttaaaaaatacagatattacatcggttttccaccgttgcaaaatcggtgttattaactaatattacatcggtcgtataccgctgccaaaactggtggtattaacatataatattacatcggttttacatcgttgatgaaacggtgtcgttaagtgatactacaccggttttaacccgatgtctaaaatggcagaccttttacatcggcttcatagacatcggtcgaaaatataatagacatcggtggaaaaccgatgtctatgagggtttttgttgtagtgtatagGCAATGTGGGATGAATCCTCTTCAGAAGATTCTGACGAAGATGtcgaacagacgagcttccttgcaCTTACGACCTGAGAACAAGTCGACGAATCTGAAATCGAGAGTGATTCAGAaatcgagtccgagagaagccacagatctgtaTCCATTTTTGAAAGGCCTAACCATGCTGTAAGTTCTTCTCAAATAGATAAGTTACATAACTTAGTAAATTATCTCATGTGCAAGCTAGCCAAATCCAACGtttgggtcaagtcactccaaaatgaGGTAACAgctcttaaggaagtgactaatccaagctCCTTGAATGAATCCATTCAGActgaaacttcaactcaagtccaacaacttgaggaagaaaatttcagccCGAAAAGTCAAATCAAGAAACTAAAGGAcatattggaacggttcaccttgggttccaagaatcttgatctgattcttggaaaataaagagtcatacacaatcgatctggacttggatataaggctaaacaCAAATTTAGATCTTACTTGTCTCTTGTAAATCGAttaaatagaaacttagtccaagcatgagtttccaagtttaacttgattaatcaagttaaacttggtcaaTATTAGATCTCCAAtgatcaaattcactatcttgataGACCTTACCATGGTTATGATCTAGGGGAagtcaatagaaagaccatttttatcattagatagacttgtttgatgtttactttactatttttattataatgcttagactagggtagataaagatttaggcttgattcacacttgactagttagacttatgatttctagaaaggaaattaaatattttttttttaaatgattttgtctagaagtggttgatgatccaaaacccaagaagacctagtacctcgccatagtctgtaaacaaattattaaaataaatatttaattgactaactgttaaaccttagtctaactcaaatgtaaatcaattcttagatgttaatctaaattgaagataaaattaaccatctcacaaaaagctataaggttccctaattgataatctagaaaagaatgaaatggacTTAGGTAAAAATTAGTTATACTaaaatcaattaacctaattcaaacttaatcacttaattaattaacttaaacaaaaattaatcaattaacctaattcaaacttaatcacttaatcaattaacttaaactaaaattaatcaattaacctaattcaAGCTTAAacacttaatcaattaatttaaactaaaattaatcaattaacttaattcaAGCTTAATCAATGaacctaattcaaactaaaataattaattaattaacctaattcaaactcaatcaattaatcaaacttaaaattaatttaaattaaacttaaatcgaaCTTAAGTGAAACTCAATCAACCATCTCACTatcacccataggtataacatgattgacaacctagattgggtgagatgaaaatAAGGGGTTGAACTCAATCAATTTATCTTATAATCCTtttaaattggatccaaatcaaatactttatgtgtaggaacataacgatttggatcaatggatgttggatagtggatgctccaagtaCATGACTAGAGaccgattgaagttcaccaagctaaaattcaaaaacctagggtcagttgtGTTCGGCAACGACAgaacacttaaggtaatcggaacaagtaatatcaaactgagttccgattttattattcaaaaagttctattagttaataaatttaattttaacttacttagcataagtcaactgtGTGACTCTGTATACTTAGTAACGTTTTCAAACTTTGAGTGCTTAATAAAAAATATCGAAAAtcttgaaattacacttaaggaaattaggaaaaagaatatctATACAATTAACCTATCAACCTCCTCACTCaagtgtcttttgacacaacaagaggaaactaaattgtggcacagaagattgggtcacactcatataagactcatttaaaaaatgagtcaaaatggcttagttagaggtctacccaaattaaaaaatttagaaaatataatctGCAATGCTTGtaaacaaggtaaacaaactaagtcaactcaCAAGTCAACAAACCTGAATCGAACTAATTCAATACTTGAGCtgctacacttagacctatttgattcacatggagccaagtaaCTAAGTAAAAAACTAATACTActtagtcataattgatgattactcaagatttacttgagtaaaatttttaaaaaccaaaGATGAAACTCTTGAGATCTTTAAGACTTTTAgtaagttaatagaaaatgaaaagatacCAAAGTCCAAAGAATTAGAAGTCAccatggaggggaatttgaaaatcataagtttaacGAATTTTGTTAAACTAATGAATacaatcatgaattttcatgtcctataaccccccaacaaaacggtctagtagaacgaaaaaatagaacattacaagagaccgctagaaccatgttaaatgaatataacttaagtaACCAATTCTAGGCCAAAGCAATAAATACGacatattatattcaaaatagaatattaatcaataaattttaaaataaaacttcgtATGAAATAtactttaataaaaaatttaaattaaattatctaaaagtatttgggtgtaaagtccacATACTAAATATCAAACactatttaggtaaatttacatcaaaatcaataACAAGAATTTTTTTAGgatactccacaaccagtagggcctatagagtttataacaaaaatattctaaaagttaaagaaacaaccaatgtaatttttgatgaagaaaacaacctaccAGACTTAATCAAAGAAAATAACCAAATTATAagaaatacagaagatgatgaaaGTAGACTTGAATCAAGTAAATCACAAGAACCAATTGTTGACCCTAACATAAGACCTTCTAGAATAAGTTTCAATCACTCATCTGACTAAATTTTGGGtaatccaaacctaggagttcgAACTCGATCAtcatatagaaacctaagtcaaataggtctaatttctaaaatttaacccaagactatagaagaagccctacctaactcagactggataattgcaatataagaggaactagctcaatttgaaagaaaccaaatctgggaacttgtacctaaacccacaagtaaatccataattgacactaagtgggtatttaaaaataaacaagatgataaaggtgaaatagtaagaaataaggctagactagtagcaaagaggtttagtcaagtagaagggttagattatgatgaaacctattcACTTgtggctagacttgaatccattaggatgctgctagcttatgcagcacataaagtattcaagttataccaaatggatgtaaaatatgCATTCCTAAATGGGtccattaaagaagaagtttatataAATCAACTcccaaaatttgaggatttagaTCACCCAAATCATgtccttaggttaaagaaagtcttatatgaactaaaacaagcacctagggcctggtatgaatgactatcaacctacctaatatccaaagggtttagccaaggtcaaatagatcaaactttatttgttaaaaccttagaaaaagatatttttatagctcaaatttatgcaGATGACATagtttttggctcaaccaatactaatttttaaagaaaatttactaaattaatggaaaataaatttaaaatgagcttagtaggagaatttaattttttttcttaggcttacaaataaaacaaataaaagaaggaatttatgtttttcaaacaaaatatgctaagaaattaattaaaagtttggaatgaaaaattttaaaaatatgaataccccaatgacaactaatgttaaattaactctgacttagaaggaaaatcagtagacttaaaatattatagaagtacaataagaagtctactatacctaactgtaagttgatatgatattttatttgcagtaggtatgtgtgctaggtaccaatcatgtgcaaaagaattacatttaactaatgtaaaaaaaaatacttagatgCATTAAGGAAATCCTAAgggtaggactttggtaccctaggactagcatGTTTAACTTAGTTGGGTACTTTGACTCAGATTATgttgggtgcaaactagatataAAAAGTACATGTGGAAGCTGCCAATTTTtaagtcagtgcctagtaagctggtcaaatagaaagcaacactgtgttgcctccactactgaagcagagtacatagccatgggaaaatgtgcatctcaattattatggatgatgcacactttaaaagattatcaattagaatataaaaatataaaaatttcaattaataaCATAAGCTCcatcaatttaactaaaaatccaattcaccactcaaggactaaacagaTAGAAGTCAAACATCACTCTAtgagggatcacgtagctaaggtgatattgtacttgactatgttgagttaagttaaacttagctaacattttcacaaaatccttacctgaactcgagtttAGTACACTTAGAAGATAATTAGATATGTAATTAGTAGAATAGAttctaaaactttcaaaatcgtTCCTTTTATAGTATTGTTATTTCAAAAGTTCTGATCttttttatcttttcaaaatcgatttagttttaaaattctaggaaaaatatttttattcaacATTTCCAATTTTACTAGTATTTTAAAAAAGATTGGACTTAACTTAGGTAtctaccccctagaaagcatgtatccccataggtttcagccagagcatctcacaagcacactaacaataccttgcttgtgtatgaaaaacacttagaatggagtgagatgcatagggtactgcctggactttaGAATATTTATATCTAtgtatcaacataagtctggacaataaataccaagttaaattgatcaagttaagttatctattttagtcaaactaactgaaatactttcttaacttaactaaccaagtaaaagctctacctcatggtaaacaactagtaactaaaggttagacacttGTTTAAGGAAAGTAGATGTTTAttttgaagaaattttttttgaactcTCATGTTTGGACACTAGGACCCTAAAACTTAGGCacttaattatattttttggggggcattaatcaaggggggaGTGAAAGGAGTTAAGGTACTAAATTTTGTTTGGGTTAAATATTTGTTCAAAGTTAAAGTATTCATTTTTAAAATCTCATAtatccttttaaattctttttgtaagctaagtttttaaggtttaactatttttgaaaagaaagtttAAACAATTTTTGAAatgcaaacttaaatatttttgaaaaagcaAGGTTAAATTAAGTACTTAACAAGGTTTATTTGAAATCTTTCAAAGTTAAgtgtttagctaagttttttttaagaaaattctTTCAAAGCAAACCTTTAAGTATTCATTAATTGTTTGTTTCAAGGTTTTACAAAAAGGATAAGTGTTTttattaaatgaaaattatttttttcaaggtTTTACAAAAAGGGTAAGTGTTTTTATTAAATGAAAAGCTGTAaagttttgaaaagctaagttttaaagataaaatatttttctaagtacttaaaaagttaaaatatcagattttgaaattatctatttttttcaaTACTCCCTAAACtattttgatatatatcaaaaagggagagaataTTCTAAAGTAAAAGAGGAAAGAAAGTTGAGGGGTTAAGGGGGAACTAACAAATTATGAATCTCTTAACTTTTGCTATGTGAGCTAACAAGTTATGAATCTCTTAACTTTTGCTATATGTTGCATTTTTtgtgttttacttaacttttgaatcagattgtcataataaaaaaggaggagattattggtacaaggagcaccagatgatcgaacctatgttttgattatagaaaaagattcaaaagttaagatgtcttgttatttaacaagtgtgaatgagtctgcaggaaagtcttaattgttcttaggcaaaagtccaagtggattctaggcaggtggaaagtcctaactatggttaggtaaGGAAAAGTCTTGGCGAGTTGAGCACTTTGGgctaaatcctagagtcggggactctaggtgaaaatcctggtggccGCGGACCAGGTAGAAGTCTGGACGAGTCATGGAACGGACGTTCAGCATTAAGTACTGGAGTctcggacactgagcaaaagtccagatggtctAGAGGGCCAATCTGgcaaaaaggtaatttctcctgtgAGGAGTAGGTGATAACACATTCCCCattgaaggaacagtaggcgtcggttcgatctAGGATTTTCAAGAAATCCAAAactcagaaccggatagtctgaAGGTtgtcaaataatttattattcatattttattgtgctaactttattttgcagggtatattttttttgtggactaatatgccttacAGGAAGGGAGATGCACAAGGCAATGCTCagatgaacagtgcccgaggcgcctcTGAGGCTGTTGGAAGCACCTCGAGTGCCTTAGCCAAAGCTTCATGCGGgagggagctggaggcgccttccaagtgcctgaaggcgccttggatcaggGATGGAAGGCGCTTTCAAAGGGATAACTTTCACAGATTACGGAAGTTATCATCTCCGACGCTACGGGGATAAACttccgagctggaggcgccttcaaggaggttgaagacgccttcaacagCTTATATATGTCTTCTTCAAGTAGTGCATCAAATACAACTTATTCTTATGATTCTTCTCTTGCACGCTGTTTCAAGGATGATCCTGTGACTTCGCCACGCAACTCCGACAACCGAAAGCACGATTCTCAAAATTTCAAAGTCGTCGATATAATTTTTACAACATTCAAAGTATATGTTATTGTAATTATCTTTGTAATTGTGATTTACGAATTGATAATGAATTGCTCAAAGTAAATACTTAACGAGTGTgtgctttggagtaggagtcatcatagatttctaaccaagtaaaaacaaactGTGTTAGCAATTATTTTTACTCAACTTATATTCCATTGTGTTATCTCCGATAATTTTAAACGAATATGAAAAACACAAGTGATATTCACCCCAGCACATTTCGATCCTAcaatagaaactagtttcatatcaatccgagatCGTTTGGTCTattaaccaatttaatttaaaatcaaatttgatttaaaaaataaaaaaaaaatttgaaaactcaTTTGACTAATTTGATTAAAAATTCATCGTTTTGCTAAATTGATTTGACTGCTCCAtaacatcagtcgattgataaggGTAAAATTAGAAataggtatgtgatttaattattttgaaatttctcTGTATGAAATGAGTATTTTACCAACTTATGTATATGATACAGTAAAAAACCGAAGATATTTTGAGTAGTTCACGTTAAATGAACtgttgatttgattttaattgaAAATGAGATTTTCATAAGACGATTTTATAAATGATggattccttttaatttttttttgcctatataaacttattattattattattattattattattattattttatttttttattaatcaaagTACTCCTAAAggcacttattattattattattttatttttttatattaatcaAAGTACTTCTAGAGGCCATGACGATTTTCTTCACCCTATCTCACTTTACcattatgtttgaattaatatATAACTCATTTTATTTTTTCCCCTTGTGCTTCTTTGACACGCTAAGGGTTGAAAAGTCAGTTGAGACATTTTACATTGATCCAAATAAGGACTTATTAGTTTATAAGCAAGGTTAATTTGCCTCACTCGATCCAATTAGATCGCCCAATAAGCATTGGAATAAAATCATTCATAGAATAAAACATTCCCGTTCCATTTTGTCATGGCAAATGCTATATAGTAAAGAGCCCTATGCTTATGATGCGATGGTAAACAATGGAACAAATTTTATAAACAATAATGATTTGAATTTCACTTAGGAGACATTATATTTGAAGAATTTAAATTACTTGTAATATTAGACCGGCCATTAGGTCATATATCTGTATTTTCTGTTTTATTTTAACGATGAAAAAAATCCGTTCACCTTCAATTCTGATTTACTTTAGTGATGGATGAAAAACATCCGTTCACCTCCAAATTAATGTAAAAACAGAATACaaattaactaaaaaaaatgCTATCTAGTAAAGAACTCTTAAAGAAAATCCTTTAACAATGTTAATCCGTTAAGATACTTCTACAAAGGAGTAAAAGTTTACCAATTCTTTTAATTATCTTTGAAGTCATTAACTAGCAACTCATGAGCCTCTCTGTTCTGAAGATGAAGTCGACATCTTTGGCATTTCCAATAAATACAAGGAATATGTGCTGGACATGCACGCATGCATGCCTGACTGCCTACCGAGTCCTAGACAAAGCAGGAGTTCCGTATATGGCACGCAAATCTATGATATGGCAAGGCAAGCATTGAAGAGTTGAAATTCCAATAACATACAACTGTTTTTTTTCTCCAAGGAAAAACGAAGAGAGCAGAAATCTCATAGCAACAGAGCACTGTAACAGAAGCAGCCACTAGTTTCTATCTACCCACAGATAATAATTCCATCAGCATTCAAACTAGAACTTGATCCACAAGTCTGATCACGCACCTATACAACACTGGAAGTACCCCATGCATTTCTTCCTCCCCTGCAGCCACCGAATTGGAAAAAAGATGGATAAGTAAACGTTGAATAAACTAATTTTGTCTCCTCACAAGAAAACTACGGTTTGTTTGTTATGGCAAATTCAAGGCAGTGTTTCATGCCAGAAACTAAAATTTGCTGACAATCAGCACACTCGGACGCATGCCAAAGCGTGTCCAAAATCAATCTCTGAGTTTTAATAACTTTTGAGTATATCTCAATTAATATTAGGGAATTGAACTTAGACTATTACAATCAGAACTTTGATTTTCTTGACTTCATTATCATTCCTCTCTGTTTAGTGTTTTACCTCCGCAGCTCTCTTCTATCTTGTGTTTCATCTCTTCCCCGCGACTTACACATGAAATTGAAGGATAAGTTACATAAAAGAATCTTCCTTCTTGGCTGGTACCAATTAGTATCGGCTGACATTAGCCACTTGCCTTTACTGATGCCATCAGAGTTATGTCACACTAGCAGCAGTATGATACTTATCCATGCCAACACAGTAGTAATGGCCTGATAGTTGGAACAATACAATTCAATTGTGTCAACTTAAACCAATATAATCGACACTTGGAACCATGATGAAAGGGCAGATTGAATAACTAGGTCCTAATGTCACACCTAGTATAATGGTTTTCTTAAGAGCATCCACAATACATCACCATTATAACACCCACCACCTCATTAAAAAACATGGGATTCACtgtcacatactcattataacaacatatctctttcacccacattccttttaacattaacactcattatttatagATCCCACCGTCTActcaatcatcttaaaattatataatattaaataaatatatttcaaaatgtttaaattattattattatttttttaataataatagtatctttttaaaaaatactatttttaaaaaataatataaaattttttacagtttaaaaaatttttaaaaaaaattaaaaaaaaaagatgaaagagGGGCGTTCAAAGGTGTTGATCCTTTGAacgcctctccctctctctctcctaTGAGTAGGTATTATAATGCCCATTTAACATCCCAATGTGGGTGCTCTAATAATCCTTGTATAGATATGTTTTGCTTTTTAAATGCTGACATATGATGAcaatgatttatctaatatctcctATTGATCACTagtgaaaaatttaaaatagttgTGTTGGACAATTAGATCAACTCTCCTATAGGATATCCATACCTGACTCTGAATAATATAGCACcaaatcatgttttttttttctagtagAGCCAGCAAACAAGTCCTGttcaacaaggaaaaaaattACTGAAAAGAATAGACAATATTAGCTTCCAATTTCCAATTGTACAAGTTGAACTCAGTTTTTAGGACATTGCGATGACCAATCAAGAAGATACCTTTCACTCTGTTCCAAGCTAGTAATTGGCAAACATGGCATTACTCTGATCAATCTCTGTCAATGAATCAATGCAGTCTGACCTGCCACACCACCCCATCTTTGTCTTTAACTCTCTGTCTACTTCCCTAAGCACAAGGAGCAAGAACAAAGGAACACTAAGCGGTCCCCATTACCATCTCATCGACATCAATTCATGGCCATCCCAATCTCTTGGCCAAGGCCAAGAACTTAGCTCATGATAGAACACAAGCTTTGAGGCTTATGTTGTTTGATAGAACCCAACAATTCCCCCAAAATTAGTTAACTGATAATCATTGTTCCAGTTCTCAACTTTTGACCAACCATTTCAATAAGATTCCTCACTTTTAACCAAGAATTTACTCAAAGACTCTTTTGGAAGATGTTCCAGAAACTTATCATAACTGCGTCCAACTGTGCTACTACTTCCACAAACCCTAGCATCACCTACAGTTACTACATGTTACTTTCCCACTTTCTTAAACACAATCCAAATTTTTTAGGTTGAATGGAATCCGCAATAGCAAGCAATATGACTACGAAAATTGAAATAATTGCCGTGACACGAAGGAATCGGGGGGAAGATTAAGTAGAATAAGAGAAAAGTCCGTACGGTAGGGGAACCGTGGTGGCGGAGATCGGAATCGGGATCGCTGCGTCGGCGACGGTGGCGTTCCACCTCAGGCTCGGGCCCCTTGTTGGCGACTTTACCGAGCTCCTCCTCGTTGCCGAGGCTGGCGCGGGAAGGGTTCTTGCTGTGCTTGCGCATCTCTCGGATCTTGGAGAAGTCCATGGAGTAGTCTGGCACGCCGTTCTTGGTGTCCCACCCTCCGAACGCCGGCACCGACATCCACCCGCCCGTACTGTGATTCTCCTGCCAACCGAAAGAGGAACCATCAGCCAAAGAGAAGATAACAGAGAGAGGGGGAGGGAGAAGATTATGGCCCGTCGCTCACCTCCTTGGAGTCGGCCATGGCTGCTGGTCGAAGAATTCTGGAGGAAGAAGATTTataggggagagagagagagagagaggagtggGAACTGGGAAGAAGGGGAACAGCTGTGAAGTGCCTTCGCGATTGGGTTCTTCAGTTATAAATAAGctgttaaaataaataaaatttattaaataagttcgGCTCCGCCCGGCTCCCATCATAAATGAATCGAACTCTCATTAATACGTTTGAAGTTTGACttaataaaaacttatttaagtGTACGTCTTCGCCTGGTTAATATTAGTaaataatttttatgaataaTGTTTATATATAATATTTGTTAATTatgtttataaataaaatttttatcatcttattaaataaataaataaaattttaaaataaataaataaatttaaaataatcaaataaatttgaacaacctcgagatcattaaaaaaaaaaaaagctaaatttaaataaatattttaacgaTGTATATCATTTTAGGTACAGAAGAAGTTTAGTTTTTAATCTAATCATAtaggtaaatttttaaaattattaaatcatatagtgtaattttaaaattattaaatcacatacctattttaaattttacttttattagttgATTGATATCTTAAAGCAGTTAAATCAATTTAGCAATTTAATCAAATCAattgtctaatttatttttttaatcaaaattaattttatataaaattggtTGATAGATCAAACGAGTTCGGATTAATATGAAACTAATTTCTATGCGTTCATCTATCTCTCgtgattatattcataccctcaaatatcaatttgacgttTGGTACATCAACCAATTTTACTTAAAATCGGTTGATTGACCAAATTACCTctaattgatatgaaactagtttttatatagggatgacaatgggtaggATTTCATATCCTTCGTACCCATCCCCATTTATTATATCTATACACATACTCATcgggtatttaactttcatacCCATCCCCATACCGTCGGAGTTTCAGGTACCCATATCCTACCCATCATCCTATTATTCCCTACcattctcatttaaaaaaaatatttcaatgtacTTGTCAGCTCTTCCTCGTCTCGCGCTCCTTCGATCGGATGAACATTTTTCGtggaaaagaagatgagatgCGTGTTGATAACAGGATAAAGGgacaaactaagtttttttttctaagaCGGAAAACGGGCTAAAGTTTTTTCTTTCCCAATAAAAAATGAGgcttataaataaatatattgagTAACGGATAGTTAGGGTATGGATATGTGTAGGATTTTACCACATCCGCCTCCATACCCATACCTGAAATACCCATACCCGAATATCCATTTACTATAATCGGGTTAAAAATTCcctccatatcctcctccattcgggtcggatgtcggattatccattggattcgggtgaaattgtcatccctatttTTATATGTTCCTCTACCTCTTCTAATTATATCTATGCCCCCAAACATTAATTTGACTCGATATAttaagagtaatgattttttgaaaatgaatatatttgaaaaatttaattcgtgTTCAGAAATTTTGACTGATGaaccaaatgacctcggattgacataaaAGAAGATTCTATGTGTTcagctagttctcttgattatatatatgtcctcaaatttcaatttgactcaatatattgagagcaatgattttttaaaaataaa
This region of Zingiber officinale cultivar Zhangliang chromosome 9A, Zo_v1.1, whole genome shotgun sequence genomic DNA includes:
- the LOC122021807 gene encoding uncharacterized protein LOC122021807, producing the protein MADSKEENHSTGGWMSVPAFGGWDTKNGVPDYSMDFSKIREMRKHSKNPSRASLGNEEELGKVANKGPEPEVERHRRRRSDPDSDLRHHGSPTGRKKCMGYFQCCIGA